One window of the Chitinophaga niabensis genome contains the following:
- a CDS encoding zinc dependent phospholipase C family protein: MYPLFRAILLLVACLLVPAHPAKAWGFFAHERINRLAVFSLPPEMMVFFKPHIEYIVQQSTAPDKRRYLLAAEGPRHYLDADHYGQAPFSAVPRSWPEAQAKFTADTLQRYGVLPWHLEKMMAQLTTAFQARDGSRILKLAAELGHYMGDAHVPLHACSNHNGQFTGQHGIHGLWESRIPELLADQSFDLWTGPAAYIKDPRELIWQVITASALAADTVLRLEKKLSLRFPADQRYAYESRKGLLVRNYSTAYTKAYHRLLGDMVERRMRAAVATVAACWYTAWVDAGQPPLHSLTILLPDKAAIHQLDSLWRHGKIFNREHQD, from the coding sequence ATGTATCCATTGTTCCGCGCCATCCTTTTGCTGGTGGCTTGTTTGTTAGTTCCCGCCCATCCTGCTAAGGCATGGGGTTTCTTTGCACATGAGCGCATCAACCGCCTCGCCGTTTTTTCCCTTCCGCCGGAAATGATGGTGTTTTTCAAGCCACATATTGAATACATCGTTCAGCAATCCACGGCTCCTGATAAACGCAGGTATCTGCTGGCGGCAGAAGGTCCCCGTCATTACCTGGATGCAGACCATTACGGGCAAGCTCCTTTTTCTGCTGTTCCCCGCTCCTGGCCGGAGGCCCAGGCAAAATTCACTGCGGATACATTGCAGCGGTATGGTGTTCTGCCCTGGCATCTTGAGAAAATGATGGCACAGTTAACAACGGCTTTCCAGGCCAGGGACGGCAGCCGGATACTTAAGCTGGCAGCGGAACTGGGGCATTATATGGGAGATGCCCATGTACCATTACATGCCTGCTCCAATCATAACGGGCAATTCACCGGCCAGCACGGGATCCATGGATTGTGGGAATCCCGCATTCCGGAATTGCTGGCGGACCAGTCCTTTGATCTCTGGACGGGGCCTGCGGCTTATATAAAGGACCCACGGGAACTCATATGGCAGGTGATCACTGCCAGTGCACTGGCAGCAGATACAGTATTGCGGCTGGAAAAAAAGCTGAGTTTACGTTTCCCGGCAGACCAGCGATATGCTTATGAGTCACGGAAAGGGCTATTGGTACGCAATTACTCAACCGCCTATACGAAAGCCTATCACCGTTTACTGGGAGATATGGTGGAACGCAGAATGCGGGCTGCTGTGGCAACAGTTGCTGCCTGCTGGTATACAGCATGGGTGGATGCAGGCCAGCCTCCTCTTCATTCATTAACAATATTATTGCCGGACAAAGCCGCCATACATCAGCTGGACAGTCTCTGGCGGCATGGTAAAATATTTAACAGGGAACATCAAGATTAA
- the serC gene encoding 3-phosphoserine/phosphohydroxythreonine transaminase: protein MKVHNFNAGPSVLPNEVLYKASKALIDFDGSGMSILEIGHRTEPFVAVMEEARSLAKELMQLEDDYEVLFLHGGATTQFLQVPMNLLESGETAAYIDTGVWSNKAIKEAKQFGYVDVIASSKDSNYNHIPKQYTVPSQAKYLHITTNNTIYGTQWHTTPETDVPLIADMSSDILSRQMDFNRYALIYAGVQKNMGAAGATMVAVRKSILGKITRKVPSIMDYKLHIENGSMLNTPPVFAVYISMLTLRWLKGQGGVAAIEKINNKKAALLYDEIDHNPLFRGNVAKEDRSKMNVTFTIDKPELEEEFLKFAKKEDIVGIKGHRLSGGFRASLYNALPLESVEAMVEAMKFFSLKKA, encoded by the coding sequence ATGAAGGTGCACAATTTTAATGCAGGTCCTTCTGTATTACCAAACGAAGTGCTGTACAAAGCCAGCAAAGCGCTGATCGACTTTGACGGTAGCGGGATGTCAATCCTTGAAATAGGACATCGCACGGAGCCATTTGTAGCCGTGATGGAAGAGGCGCGCAGTCTTGCCAAAGAGCTTATGCAGCTGGAGGACGACTATGAGGTGCTGTTCTTACACGGAGGGGCTACTACCCAGTTCCTGCAGGTTCCGATGAACTTGCTGGAGAGCGGGGAAACAGCTGCTTACATTGACACCGGCGTATGGTCTAATAAAGCCATCAAAGAAGCTAAACAGTTTGGTTATGTAGATGTCATCGCCAGCTCCAAAGACAGTAATTATAATCACATCCCCAAGCAGTATACGGTTCCATCACAGGCCAAATACCTGCATATCACTACCAACAATACCATTTATGGTACGCAATGGCATACCACTCCGGAAACGGATGTGCCACTGATAGCTGATATGAGCAGTGATATCCTCAGCCGCCAGATGGACTTTAACCGCTATGCATTGATCTATGCCGGCGTGCAGAAGAACATGGGTGCAGCAGGTGCCACCATGGTAGCTGTCCGCAAAAGCATACTGGGCAAGATCACACGCAAGGTTCCCAGTATCATGGATTATAAATTGCATATTGAAAACGGCTCTATGCTCAACACCCCTCCGGTGTTTGCCGTATATATCTCCATGCTTACGCTCAGATGGCTGAAAGGCCAGGGTGGTGTGGCTGCTATTGAGAAGATCAATAACAAAAAGGCCGCATTATTATATGATGAAATAGATCACAATCCGCTGTTCCGTGGTAATGTTGCCAAAGAAGACCGCAGCAAAATGAATGTGACCTTCACCATCGACAAACCAGAGCTTGAAGAGGAATTCCTCAAATTCGCCAAGAAAGAAGATATCGTTGGCATCAAAGGTCATCGCCTGTCAGGCGGTTTCCGCGCATCCCTTTACAATGCACTGCCCCTTGAAAGTGTTGAAGCCATGGTGGAAGCCATGAAATTCTTCTCCTTAAAGAAGGCATAA
- a CDS encoding efflux RND transporter permease subunit, whose protein sequence is MKDLEKEFKPTSWAIDNKVSIYVATIIIALAGILSYNALPKEQFPEVVFPQFYISTTYPGTSPEDMETLVTKPLEKKLKAISGVKKISSSSVQDYSAINIEFDAGEDIEAARQEVREKVDEAKPDLPTDLSTVGQEPQIIKIDVSQIPIMNVNMSGDFDLQTLKKYADEMQDRIESLNEITRVDIVGALEREIQINLDKFKMDAARVNFDDVMFAVNAENKTMSGGVVSMDGQKRSLSVKGEYKDPTKIRDIIIRSQSGSVVYLRDIAEVKDGFEEQESYARLDGKSVITLNVIKRSGQNLINASDKISAIVKDMEANYLPKGLEVTITADQSESTRVTLHDLINTIIIGFILVTVVLMFFMGAVNALFVALSVPISMFIAFIIMPSMGFTLNMMVLFSFLLALGIVVDDAIVVIENVHRIFYERKDLGIVHAAKIAAGEVFLPVFSGTLTVLAPFFPLLFWPGIIGKFMFFLPVTLIVTLIASLVVAYIINPVFAVDFMDRHEGENHPKPTFNKKFLILSISFGVAALLGYSGSMGAGNLIVFLYLLIVIERFWLGGVARKFQTRLWPRVQNSYKRLLQWCIIGWRPVWILVATFGLLVFSIIVTGIRNPKVVFFPQSDPNFIFAYIELPIGTDQIVTDSITNIVEQRITKVVGAENPLVKSIISNVAVGAGDPSQMDLSISPNKGKVTVAFVEFAKRNGLSTVDYLDKIRGAVKGIPGADITVEQEQGGPPTGKPINIEITGDEFELLANTSDRLKRYLDSLQIGGVEELKSDFQSNKPEIIVSIDRERANREGISTKQIGDALRIALFGQEVSKFRDPEDDYPITIRLKEDQRNNINTLMNLNLTYRDMNMGGQIRQVPLSAVANIRYSNTYAGIKHIDEKRVVTLYSNILTGFNANEVVAAINSAVLDFSPPDGITVKMTGEQEDQLETMNFLMLAMLGAFGLILMIMVTQFNSVGRPLVILSEIVFSIIGVFLGFAVFGMDISIVMTGVGIMALAGIVVRNGIVLVEFIDLLVQQGVPVPEAVVEGGKTRMTPVILTAIAAILGLIPLAVGLNIDFWTLFDEGKAHLFFGGDNVAFWGPLAWTMVFGLIFATFLTLILVPVMYFMNKRSIDILDHYGWPRGLKYVPFLVLILKMLSKKETIRKMHNLEYQSPRPYNFFNGHADEKDKEQARSAKGVVMH, encoded by the coding sequence ATGAAGGACTTAGAAAAAGAATTTAAACCCACCAGTTGGGCCATTGATAATAAGGTGAGCATTTATGTGGCCACCATTATTATCGCGCTGGCGGGTATATTATCCTATAACGCACTACCAAAGGAACAATTTCCCGAAGTAGTATTCCCGCAGTTCTATATCAGCACCACTTATCCAGGTACTTCTCCGGAGGATATGGAAACGCTCGTGACCAAACCACTTGAGAAAAAGCTGAAAGCGATATCCGGTGTAAAGAAGATCTCAAGCTCTTCTGTACAGGATTACTCTGCCATCAATATTGAATTTGATGCGGGAGAAGATATTGAAGCTGCTCGTCAGGAAGTGAGAGAAAAGGTAGATGAAGCTAAGCCGGACCTGCCTACCGATCTTTCCACAGTTGGGCAGGAGCCGCAGATCATCAAAATAGATGTGAGCCAGATCCCCATCATGAACGTAAACATGAGTGGTGACTTTGATCTGCAGACCCTTAAAAAGTATGCAGATGAAATGCAGGACCGGATCGAATCTCTCAATGAGATCACCCGTGTGGATATTGTGGGGGCATTGGAAAGGGAGATCCAGATCAACCTGGATAAATTTAAAATGGACGCCGCCAGAGTGAACTTTGACGATGTGATGTTTGCAGTGAATGCTGAAAATAAAACAATGTCAGGCGGTGTAGTTTCAATGGACGGTCAAAAACGTTCATTGAGTGTGAAAGGGGAGTATAAAGATCCTACCAAGATCAGAGACATTATTATCCGTAGCCAGTCGGGATCAGTGGTGTATCTCCGCGATATCGCAGAAGTAAAGGATGGATTTGAGGAACAGGAAAGTTATGCGCGTTTGGATGGCAAAAGCGTAATCACGCTGAACGTTATTAAAAGAAGTGGGCAGAACCTGATCAATGCTTCCGATAAGATCTCTGCTATCGTAAAAGATATGGAGGCCAACTACCTGCCGAAAGGGCTGGAAGTAACCATCACGGCAGACCAGTCTGAATCCACCCGTGTAACTTTGCACGATCTGATCAACACCATTATCATTGGTTTTATACTGGTAACGGTTGTACTCATGTTCTTCATGGGGGCAGTGAACGCGCTCTTCGTGGCATTGTCTGTTCCGATCTCCATGTTCATCGCCTTTATCATCATGCCTTCAATGGGCTTTACGCTCAACATGATGGTGCTTTTCTCCTTCCTGCTGGCACTGGGTATTGTGGTAGATGACGCCATTGTGGTGATCGAGAACGTGCACAGGATCTTCTATGAACGAAAGGACCTTGGTATTGTGCACGCCGCTAAAATAGCGGCAGGTGAAGTGTTCCTCCCTGTATTCTCAGGTACGCTCACAGTACTTGCACCATTCTTCCCGCTGTTATTCTGGCCTGGTATCATTGGTAAGTTCATGTTCTTCCTGCCGGTTACCCTCATCGTAACACTGATCGCGTCCCTGGTAGTGGCTTATATCATCAACCCGGTATTTGCGGTGGACTTCATGGATCGTCACGAAGGAGAGAATCATCCTAAACCAACTTTCAATAAGAAGTTCCTTATCCTCTCCATTTCATTTGGTGTGGCCGCATTATTGGGCTATTCCGGAAGCATGGGTGCAGGTAACCTGATCGTTTTCCTTTACTTACTGATTGTGATTGAACGTTTCTGGTTGGGTGGTGTGGCACGCAAATTCCAGACCAGGCTCTGGCCACGTGTGCAGAACAGTTACAAACGTTTATTACAATGGTGTATTATCGGATGGCGCCCTGTATGGATATTGGTAGCCACTTTTGGTCTGCTGGTGTTCAGTATCATCGTCACCGGTATCCGTAACCCTAAAGTTGTGTTCTTCCCGCAATCAGACCCTAACTTTATTTTTGCTTATATAGAGTTACCGATCGGTACTGACCAGATCGTAACGGATTCTATTACTAATATTGTTGAGCAACGCATTACAAAAGTTGTAGGAGCTGAAAACCCACTGGTGAAGTCCATTATCTCCAACGTAGCAGTAGGAGCCGGAGACCCAAGCCAAATGGATCTCTCAATAAGTCCTAATAAGGGTAAGGTAACAGTAGCCTTCGTGGAGTTCGCTAAACGTAACGGCCTCTCTACTGTAGACTATCTGGATAAGATCCGCGGTGCTGTGAAAGGTATTCCCGGAGCAGATATTACTGTTGAACAGGAACAAGGCGGCCCCCCAACAGGTAAGCCTATCAACATCGAGATCACTGGTGATGAGTTCGAACTGCTGGCAAATACCTCAGACCGTTTGAAACGTTATCTGGATAGCTTGCAGATTGGTGGTGTGGAAGAGCTGAAAAGCGATTTCCAGAGCAATAAGCCGGAGATCATTGTTTCTATTGATCGTGAAAGAGCAAACAGGGAAGGGATCTCTACTAAACAGATTGGTGACGCATTGCGTATCGCTCTCTTTGGTCAGGAGGTTTCAAAATTCCGTGATCCGGAAGATGATTATCCCATTACGATACGTCTTAAAGAAGATCAGCGTAACAATATTAATACACTGATGAACCTGAACCTCACTTACCGTGATATGAACATGGGCGGTCAGATACGTCAGGTTCCTTTGAGTGCCGTTGCTAATATCCGTTATTCCAATACATATGCCGGTATCAAACATATCGACGAGAAAAGGGTGGTGACGCTGTATTCCAACATTCTAACCGGTTTCAATGCCAATGAAGTGGTAGCTGCGATCAATAGCGCGGTGCTGGATTTCAGCCCGCCGGATGGCATCACCGTTAAAATGACCGGTGAGCAGGAAGATCAGCTTGAAACCATGAACTTCCTTATGTTGGCTATGTTAGGTGCCTTCGGCCTGATCCTTATGATCATGGTAACACAGTTCAATTCTGTGGGCCGCCCATTGGTCATCCTCTCCGAGATTGTATTCAGTATCATCGGTGTGTTCTTAGGTTTTGCGGTGTTCGGTATGGATATCTCCATCGTAATGACTGGTGTAGGTATCATGGCACTGGCTGGTATCGTGGTACGGAATGGTATCGTACTGGTTGAGTTCATCGACCTCCTGGTACAACAAGGTGTACCGGTTCCTGAAGCTGTAGTAGAAGGTGGTAAAACACGGATGACCCCCGTTATCCTTACTGCCATCGCTGCGATCTTAGGTCTGATCCCTCTGGCAGTTGGTCTGAACATCGACTTCTGGACCCTCTTCGATGAAGGTAAAGCACACCTGTTCTTTGGAGGTGATAACGTTGCCTTCTGGGGCCCGCTGGCCTGGACAATGGTGTTCGGCCTCATCTTCGCCACCTTCCTTACATTGATCCTCGTGCCTGTAATGTATTTCATGAACAAGCGCAGTATCGATATACTGGATCATTACGGATGGCCACGTGGTCTGAAATACGTACCATTCCTGGTGCTGATCCTGAAAATGCTTTCCAAAAAGGAAACTATCAGGAAGATGCACAACCTGGAGTACCAATCTCCACGTCCTTACAATTTCTTCAACGGCCATGCCGATGAAAAAGATAAAGAGCAAGCTAGATCCGCCAAAGGAGTAGTAATGCATTAA
- a CDS encoding TetR/AcrR family transcriptional regulator, which yields MEVQERILDTAFNLFRQYGTRSITMDEIAQKMGISKKTLYAHFADKSDLVVNVMSRHLKLMEEQCLAGKEQSKDAIEELFLVMKMLEDKLRNMNPVAMMDLQKFHAKAYQIFEQHKDVFMLQMVRQNLERGIREELYRPDLDLEILSRFRTASAMFCFQPDMFAMSGFDMTRVQRVLLENFLFGVVTLKGYKQIEEYKSKDYPK from the coding sequence ATGGAAGTACAAGAGAGAATATTAGATACTGCATTCAACCTTTTCAGGCAATACGGAACCCGTTCCATTACCATGGACGAAATTGCCCAGAAAATGGGGATCTCCAAGAAAACGCTGTATGCGCACTTTGCGGATAAGAGCGATCTGGTGGTGAATGTAATGAGCCGGCACCTGAAATTGATGGAAGAACAATGCCTGGCCGGTAAGGAACAATCCAAAGATGCCATCGAGGAACTGTTCCTGGTGATGAAAATGCTGGAGGATAAATTACGCAATATGAACCCGGTAGCCATGATGGACCTTCAGAAATTCCATGCAAAAGCCTACCAGATCTTTGAACAGCATAAAGATGTATTCATGTTGCAGATGGTCCGCCAGAACCTGGAAAGAGGTATCCGCGAAGAGCTGTACCGCCCGGACCTTGATCTGGAGATCCTCAGCCGCTTCCGCACAGCTTCAGCCATGTTCTGCTTTCAGCCGGATATGTTTGCAATGAGCGGTTTCGACATGACGCGTGTGCAAAGAGTGCTGCTGGAAAATTTCCTGTTTGGGGTAGTCACGCTCAAAGGGTATAAGCAGATAGAAGAATATAAATCCAAAGATTACCCGAAATAA
- a CDS encoding TolC family protein, which produces MQFKWKLIALTGMMMQLLTYANAQQPAVIPEGNVRFTVKEAVDYALVNQYAVRNAKLDELRQLAVNKEVSGLALPQVSGTGTFQDNPIIQKQLIDASNFDPSVPKGTLVPFAFGLKYNAVGNVDLNQVLFDPSVLVALQARKTLEDLARKGVKKSEIDVKTEVYKAYYNVLAADKAQKILEESVLRMEKTLNETRETYKNGLVEKLDVDRLVVQYNNLKSEVVRIRNVREVGLAALKFQMGMPMKQQLELTDTLSTEALTAGIDDQQGFTYNSRIEYQLAEVQKKANEYNLKRYRLEGLPSLNAFGQAGVSRASNTFNYFQQQLWYGYVAWGLNLRIPIFSGLQRKRKVDQAFIEVKRSDLQLENTRHAIDLEQTSSSTNLRNNITTLENQEENMALANEVYKTTNIKYKEGVGSSLEMITAETALLESQNNYFTALFNVIISRVDYLKAYGKL; this is translated from the coding sequence ATGCAGTTTAAATGGAAGCTCATCGCTTTAACAGGTATGATGATGCAATTATTAACCTACGCTAATGCCCAGCAACCTGCCGTTATACCGGAAGGAAATGTGAGGTTTACTGTAAAAGAAGCAGTGGACTACGCGCTGGTGAATCAATACGCGGTTCGGAATGCCAAATTGGATGAATTGCGCCAGCTTGCCGTGAACAAAGAAGTCAGTGGCCTCGCATTGCCACAGGTTTCAGGTACCGGTACTTTTCAGGACAATCCGATCATTCAGAAACAATTGATCGATGCATCCAACTTTGACCCCTCTGTACCTAAAGGTACGCTGGTTCCTTTCGCTTTTGGTCTTAAATACAATGCTGTAGGCAATGTAGATCTGAACCAGGTATTATTTGATCCAAGTGTGCTCGTTGCCCTTCAGGCCCGCAAAACATTGGAAGACCTGGCAAGGAAAGGCGTTAAAAAATCAGAGATCGATGTAAAAACAGAGGTCTATAAGGCTTACTATAACGTACTGGCCGCAGACAAAGCGCAGAAGATCCTGGAAGAAAGTGTACTCCGCATGGAAAAAACACTGAACGAAACGAGAGAAACCTATAAGAACGGTCTCGTGGAAAAACTGGATGTGGACAGGCTGGTAGTACAATACAATAACCTTAAGTCTGAAGTGGTTCGTATCCGTAATGTCCGCGAAGTAGGTCTCGCTGCGTTGAAATTCCAGATGGGCATGCCTATGAAACAACAACTGGAATTAACGGATACGCTCAGCACTGAAGCACTTACAGCCGGTATCGATGATCAGCAGGGATTCACTTATAATAGCAGGATCGAATACCAGCTGGCTGAAGTACAAAAGAAAGCCAACGAATATAACCTGAAGAGATATCGCCTGGAAGGGTTACCTTCTTTGAATGCGTTTGGACAGGCAGGTGTTTCCCGCGCCAGCAATACTTTTAACTACTTCCAGCAACAACTCTGGTATGGTTATGTAGCATGGGGGCTCAACCTCAGGATCCCAATCTTTAGCGGATTGCAAAGAAAACGGAAGGTGGACCAGGCCTTTATTGAGGTAAAGCGTTCAGATCTTCAGCTCGAAAATACCCGCCATGCTATAGATCTGGAGCAGACTTCATCTTCTACGAACCTGCGGAACAATATCACCACACTGGAAAACCAGGAGGAGAATATGGCACTGGCTAACGAAGTATATAAAACAACAAACATCAAGTATAAAGAAGGAGTAGGCTCAAGCCTTGAAATGATCACTGCAGAAACAGCTTTGCTCGAATCACAGAACAACTACTTTACGGCATTGTTCAATGTGATCATCTCCAGGGTCGATTACCTGAAAGCATACGGAAAACTCTAA
- a CDS encoding efflux RND transporter periplasmic adaptor subunit: MTKRYFVLPLITVILAACGGGGGNKTEELQKLKQEKATLDAKISALEKELKTGDSSVKMKTVTVAAIENTTFEHYIDLQGSVDAKENVDATAQMPGIVKAIYVKEGQAVSKGQALAQIDDQVLRSSLAELQTRLDLANVLFEKQANLWKQQIGSEVQYLTAKNQKEALERNLAVMKDQLAQSRIVAPISGTVDQVIAKVGDNAAPGVPAFRIVNSNNLRVIANVAESFAGKVKTGAEVLLTFPDINKEQRTRIGFASKTIDPVSRTIRVEVPLKSTADLNPNMIAQLRIIDYKAGNAIVVPVSVIQYSLGKPYVLTVKGSGNKLQAVRNNVEIGRTYNDKAEIKSGLQAGDRIITSGFQGVNDNDFVKL; encoded by the coding sequence ATGACTAAAAGATATTTTGTACTCCCCCTGATCACAGTGATCCTGGCTGCTTGCGGTGGCGGTGGCGGTAACAAAACTGAAGAGCTGCAAAAGCTGAAGCAAGAGAAGGCTACACTGGACGCAAAGATCTCTGCCCTTGAAAAAGAACTGAAAACAGGCGATTCATCTGTTAAGATGAAAACCGTTACCGTTGCAGCTATTGAGAATACTACTTTTGAACACTATATAGATCTCCAGGGTAGTGTGGACGCTAAAGAAAATGTGGACGCTACAGCCCAGATGCCCGGTATTGTAAAAGCTATTTATGTGAAAGAAGGCCAGGCCGTTTCAAAAGGTCAGGCACTTGCACAGATAGATGATCAGGTACTTCGTTCAAGTCTGGCTGAATTGCAAACCCGGCTGGACCTCGCTAATGTACTGTTCGAAAAACAAGCTAACCTTTGGAAACAACAGATCGGTTCCGAAGTACAATACCTTACTGCTAAGAACCAGAAAGAAGCACTGGAAAGGAATCTGGCTGTAATGAAAGATCAACTCGCACAGTCACGCATCGTTGCTCCTATCAGTGGTACTGTAGATCAGGTGATCGCTAAAGTGGGTGATAACGCCGCACCAGGTGTACCTGCCTTCCGTATTGTGAATAGCAACAACCTGAGGGTAATAGCCAACGTAGCAGAATCATTTGCCGGTAAAGTGAAAACAGGAGCAGAAGTACTGCTTACTTTCCCTGATATCAACAAAGAACAACGCACCCGCATCGGTTTTGCAAGCAAAACAATTGATCCCGTAAGCCGTACCATCAGGGTGGAAGTTCCTTTAAAAAGTACTGCTGATCTGAATCCTAACATGATCGCACAACTGCGCATTATTGATTACAAAGCAGGTAATGCTATTGTTGTGCCCGTGAGCGTGATCCAGTATTCTTTGGGTAAACCTTATGTGCTGACCGTAAAAGGCAGTGGGAATAAATTACAGGCAGTACGTAATAATGTAGAGATAGGCCGTACTTATAACGACAAAGCAGAGATCAAATCTGGTCTGCAGGCTGGAGACAGGATCATTACTTCCGGCTTCCAGGGCGTGAACGATAATGACTTCGTGAAACTGTAA
- a CDS encoding DUF502 domain-containing protein: MSPKLRFRLLLSRILRYFFQGLLILAPIGVTAFTLYWGFVTIDNILPRDLLPLDHPLNILKYKGVGFAIVLIMVVFVGYISSSFIVGRLIDMFDHILERTPFIKYIYSSVKDVFDAFVGEKKKFDHPVLVNVYGEDVWEMGFITQENVNSLGLEGYMAVYVPHAYAITGKVFIVKEEKVRPLTNISAGEAMKFAVSGGVTHITEIVSHRQSEVK, from the coding sequence ATGTCTCCAAAATTGAGGTTCAGGTTGTTATTGTCCCGGATATTGCGCTATTTTTTCCAGGGTTTGCTCATATTGGCGCCTATCGGAGTCACGGCTTTTACGTTATACTGGGGTTTTGTAACCATAGATAATATATTACCGCGTGACCTGCTTCCACTGGACCATCCGCTTAACATATTGAAATACAAAGGAGTAGGATTTGCCATTGTGTTGATCATGGTTGTTTTTGTGGGTTATATCAGTTCTTCCTTCATTGTGGGCAGGCTGATAGATATGTTTGACCATATCCTGGAGCGTACTCCATTTATTAAGTATATCTATTCTTCCGTGAAGGATGTTTTTGATGCCTTTGTGGGAGAGAAGAAGAAATTTGACCATCCTGTGCTGGTGAATGTGTATGGAGAGGATGTGTGGGAAATGGGGTTCATCACCCAGGAGAATGTGAACAGTCTTGGTTTGGAGGGTTATATGGCAGTATATGTACCCCATGCTTATGCTATTACAGGTAAGGTATTTATTGTAAAGGAGGAGAAAGTACGGCCCCTGACGAATATCTCAGCAGGTGAGGCCATGAAGTTTGCCGTTTCGGGAGGGGTGACACATATTACGGAAATTGTTAGTCACAGGCAAAGTGAAGTGAAGTAG